Genomic DNA from Thermobifida alba:
GAAGTTGATCAGGAAGAGCTTGCCGAAGAACTTGGTCGCCTGCAGGTATTCGTGCCTGCCGGTGCGGTACCAGGCCGTCTGCAGGCCGGCGACGATGACGGACAGGCCGATCGTCAACGGGACGAACAGGAAGTGGTAGACGGTGGTGATCCCGAACTGCCACCGTGCGAGGTCTAGTGCGTCCATACGCCTCTCCGAAAGCAGGACGGCCCCGGGGCCTGAACTACTACACAGTGTACTACTACAACTTGTAGTTCTACGACGTGTAGTAGATTACGGCAGGGGTCACGGGAGACCGCGGAGGGGCCGGGAAAGACGACGGGCCGGCGGACGCCCGTCCGCCGGCCCCGGGACGCGGTCCTCACTCCACCGGTTCGGCCCCGCGCTCCACCAGCATGTCGTTCATCAGGTCGATCTCGCTCTCCTGGGCGTCGATCATGCCCTGGGCCAGTGAGACCACCTTCTCCTCGGCGGCCAGCTCCACCGCCGCCTCGGCCATGTCCACCCCGCCCCGGTGGTGCTCGATCATCAGCTCCAGGAACAGGATCTCCGCCTCCACGCCCGAGGCCGCCCGCAGCGCCTCCATCTGCTCCTCCGTGGCCAGGCCCGGCATCCGGTCCGGCACCTCGCCGCCGCCTCCCCCGTGGTCGTGGCCGGCCATCCAGGTCATGGGCGGCTGGCTGCCGCGCATGGGCAGGTCCCAGGCGGCCAGCCAGCCGTCCATGCGCCCGATCTGGCCCTGCTGGGTGACGGCCATGTCGTAGGCCACCGTCTTCAGCATGGGCTCCTCGGTCTTGTCGTAGATGATCAGCGCCATCTCCACCGCCTGGGCGTGGTGCGCGCTCATGTCGCGCAGGAAGCCCGCGTCCGCGGAGGAGTCCAGCGGCGTGTCGGAGCGGTTGACCAGAAGACCGGCCGCCGCGGCGAGCACGACCAGGAAGACCACGACCGGGAGCGGGACACGCCGCGGTACCCGCGGTAGTGAGGCCGTTACGGACCTGTCATCGCCTTCGTTACCCAACGGAACCATCCTGGAGGAAAGAGCGTTGATTGGTGCGTATGTTCCTCCTCGGGAGCATAGGTGACAATGTTTACATTCCTGACCGATGTCGGCTACTAGGAGTCACGGGTGGGCAAGAGTTCAGCGGAACGGCGACGCCAGGTAGCGCTGGAGATGCGTGCGCGGCGGGAACGCGAGGCCCGCAACCGCAAGATCACCAAGATCACGGTCATCGTCGCGGTGGTCGCCCTGGTGGCGGGAGGCATCGGCTACCTGTTCTACCTCGACTACCGCAACCGCAACATCGAGGGCCTCCAGGAGTACTCCGGCCTGACCCGCGAGCACGTCACCGAGGAAGTGGACTACGAGCAGAGCCCCCCGGTCGGCGGCAACCACCACGCGGCCTGGCAGAACTGCGGTGTCTACGACGAGCCGCTCCGCGACCTCCACGCCGTCCACTCGCTGGAGCACGGCGCGGTCTGGATCACCTACCGGCCCGACCTGCCCGAGGCGGAGGTCGAGAAGCTGGAGGCGCTCTACAGCCCCGGCAGCTACATCCTGGTCAGCCCGTACGAGGGCGAGATGGACTCCCCCATCGTGGCCTCCGCCTGGGGACTGCAGCTGGGCGTGGACAGCGCCGACGACCACCGGCTGAACAGCTTCCTGCGCGCCTACGAGCGCGGCCCCCAGACACCGGAGCCGGGCGCCGCCTGCTCGGGGGCGGTCCACCTCACCGAGGCCGACCCGCAGGAGGCGTGGGACGCCCTCCTCGGAGACGTCCAGACCATGGAGCAGAGCGAGCAGTGACCGGCACGGTCCCGGGGCCGTGCACCGGACGGTCCGCGCCGCGGCCCGGGAGGGGCCGCGGCGCCGTCGTACGGACCGCCCTCACAGCCTCCCCGGGGGCAGCGCCGGGATCTCCTCCTCGATCAGCTCGCTGAGCGTCGTCAACGCGACGGCGGAGGGGGTGTAGGTGGCGGGCAGGGTCAGTTCCACATACGCCTCGCGCCCCACCGCCGTGAACAGGGTCGGCGAGGCCGCGGGCTCCGGCAGCCACGGGATGTCGTTGACCGACAGCAGCTGCGACTCGGGCCGCAGGCCCGCGGGCCGCTCCACCCCGCAGCGCACCGCGATGGTCGGCGACCCCCAGGCCGCCACCAGATCGGAGTCGGGCACCACGGGGACGCGGTCCTGGCCGTAGAGGGTGTCGGGCAGGCGCGCCATCATCGTCCGGCACAGTCCAGCGGTCCGCGCGTCGGGCTCGGGCGGCTCCATCCGCACCGCGCCGCACCCGGCGGCCAGCGCCAACAGCACCGCCAGCACCGGGACACGCAACACCGCGCGGGCCGCACGTCGCATCGGGTATCGGCTCCAGACCGGGTCAGGACTCCACGTTCACGACCGGGCAGGTCAGCGTGCGGGCGATGCCGTCGATCCGCTGGATCCGCGCGATGACCAGACGCCCCAACGCGTCCATGTCCTCGGCCTGCGCCCGCACGATCACATCGTAGGGCCCGGTGACGTAGTCGACCCGGGTGACCCCCTCGACACCGGAGATGTCCGGCATGACCCGTTCCGCCCTGCCGACCTCGGTCTGGATCAAGATGTACGCCTGCACCATGCGATAAAGCCTCCGCGACTCTTCGTTCGAGCGTGTGATCGTCGTGCAGGACCCGCGGACCGTTCCGCGGAGACGTCCGTCCGGCGGACGGAGAGCGGGTCTAGACCAGTGTGCCGGAGCGCCACCGTACCCTGAGAACTGTGTCGAGCACCATTGGAACCCTCGGGGAATTCGGGTTGATCGCCCGGATCACCGCCAGATTTCCCGCCACCGACGACGTCCTCCTCGGCCCCGGCGACGACGCGGCCGTCGTCGCCGCACCCGACGGCCGCGTCGT
This window encodes:
- a CDS encoding Lrp/AsnC family transcriptional regulator, producing MVQAYILIQTEVGRAERVMPDISGVEGVTRVDYVTGPYDVIVRAQAEDMDALGRLVIARIQRIDGIARTLTCPVVNVES
- a CDS encoding DUF305 domain-containing protein, producing MVPLGNEGDDRSVTASLPRVPRRVPLPVVVFLVVLAAAAGLLVNRSDTPLDSSADAGFLRDMSAHHAQAVEMALIIYDKTEEPMLKTVAYDMAVTQQGQIGRMDGWLAAWDLPMRGSQPPMTWMAGHDHGGGGGEVPDRMPGLATEEQMEALRAASGVEAEILFLELMIEHHRGGVDMAEAAVELAAEEKVVSLAQGMIDAQESEIDLMNDMLVERGAEPVE
- a CDS encoding DUF3515 domain-containing protein, with amino-acid sequence MRRAARAVLRVPVLAVLLALAAGCGAVRMEPPEPDARTAGLCRTMMARLPDTLYGQDRVPVVPDSDLVAAWGSPTIAVRCGVERPAGLRPESQLLSVNDIPWLPEPAASPTLFTAVGREAYVELTLPATYTPSAVALTTLSELIEEEIPALPPGRL
- a CDS encoding DUF3105 domain-containing protein, with amino-acid sequence MGKSSAERRRQVALEMRARREREARNRKITKITVIVAVVALVAGGIGYLFYLDYRNRNIEGLQEYSGLTREHVTEEVDYEQSPPVGGNHHAAWQNCGVYDEPLRDLHAVHSLEHGAVWITYRPDLPEAEVEKLEALYSPGSYILVSPYEGEMDSPIVASAWGLQLGVDSADDHRLNSFLRAYERGPQTPEPGAACSGAVHLTEADPQEAWDALLGDVQTMEQSEQ